A portion of the Citrobacter rodentium NBRC 105723 = DSM 16636 genome contains these proteins:
- a CDS encoding phospholipase D family protein, with the protein MTKKLPDYTSAYLPNKATNELTRLARAITPLCERHPGECGLLVLDDSLDAFAARYRLVEMAERTLDIQYYIWEDDMSGRLLFSVLLAAAKRGVHVRLLLDDNNTPGLDDTLQLLDSHPNIEVRLFNPFSFRMLRALGYLTDFARLNRRMHNKSFTVDGVVTLVGGRNVGDAYFGAGQEPLFSDIDVMAIGPVVRDVADDFERYWRCRSVSTLKSVLSLSEEEIAFRIEQPESWYNDDITRRYLHTLETSQFISHLESASLPLIWAKTRLLSDDPSKGEGKAQRHSLLPQRLFDVMGSPGERIDIISAYFVPTRAGVAQLLQLVRKGVRIAILTNSLAANDVAVVHAGYARWRKKLLRYGVELYELKPTREHETVVHDRGLTGNSGSSLHAKTFSIDGCKVFIGSLNFDPRSTLLNTEMGFVIESERLATLIHKRFTESQRNAAWQLRLDRWGRINWVDHQNDQPVVIKKEPATGFWKRVLVRLAKILPVEWLL; encoded by the coding sequence ATGACGAAGAAACTACCCGACTATACCAGCGCTTACTTACCCAACAAGGCGACCAATGAGTTGACCCGGCTTGCCCGCGCCATCACCCCTCTGTGTGAACGTCACCCCGGCGAGTGCGGCCTGCTTGTTCTTGATGACAGTCTGGACGCCTTTGCGGCCCGTTATCGTCTGGTGGAAATGGCCGAGCGCACGCTGGATATTCAGTATTACATCTGGGAAGACGATATGTCCGGGCGTCTTCTGTTCTCGGTGCTGTTAGCGGCGGCAAAGCGCGGCGTTCACGTCCGGCTGCTGCTTGACGATAACAACACGCCCGGTCTGGATGACACGCTGCAACTGCTGGACAGCCATCCCAATATTGAAGTTCGCCTGTTTAACCCGTTCTCTTTTCGTATGCTCAGGGCGCTGGGCTATTTAACCGACTTCGCCAGGCTCAACCGGCGAATGCATAACAAAAGCTTTACCGTTGATGGCGTCGTTACGCTGGTGGGCGGGCGCAACGTTGGCGACGCCTATTTTGGCGCCGGGCAGGAGCCGTTGTTTTCCGACATCGACGTGATGGCGATTGGCCCGGTAGTTAGGGATGTGGCCGATGATTTCGAACGTTACTGGCGCTGCCGCTCGGTTTCGACGCTGAAATCGGTGCTGTCGCTCTCGGAAGAGGAGATCGCCTTTCGCATTGAGCAGCCGGAGTCCTGGTATAATGACGACATCACCCGCCGCTATCTGCATACCCTCGAAACCAGCCAGTTCATATCTCACCTTGAAAGCGCCTCCCTGCCGCTAATCTGGGCGAAAACGCGGCTGCTGAGCGACGATCCGTCAAAAGGCGAAGGGAAAGCGCAGCGTCACTCTCTATTGCCGCAGCGGCTTTTTGATGTGATGGGGTCGCCGGGGGAGCGGATCGATATCATTTCCGCCTATTTTGTCCCTACGCGGGCAGGCGTCGCCCAACTGCTGCAGCTGGTCAGGAAAGGGGTCAGGATTGCGATTCTGACCAACTCGCTGGCGGCGAACGACGTCGCCGTTGTCCATGCCGGCTACGCCCGCTGGCGCAAGAAGCTGCTGCGCTACGGCGTTGAACTGTACGAGCTTAAGCCCACGCGGGAACATGAAACGGTGGTGCACGACCGTGGCCTGACCGGGAATTCCGGCTCCAGCCTGCATGCCAAAACGTTCAGCATTGACGGCTGTAAGGTGTTTATCGGCTCGCTCAATTTTGATCCGCGCTCAACGCTGCTGAATACGGAGATGGGATTTGTCATCGAAAGTGAGAGGCTGGCGACGTTGATCCATAAGCGCTTCACCGAAAGCCAGCGTAACGCCGCCTGGCAATTACGTCTGGATCGCTGGGGGCGTATTAACTGGGTGGATCACCAGAATGACCAGCCGGTGGTGATAAAAAAAGAACCCGCTACCGGATTCTGGAAGCGGGTTCTGGTGCGACTGGCTAAAATATTGCCCGTCGAATGGCTACTGTAG
- the ymdB gene encoding O-acetyl-ADP-ribose deacetylase: protein MNSRIHVIHGDITTVAVDAIVNAANPSLMGGGGVDGAIHRAAGPELLEACMTVRRQQGECPPGHAVITAAGRLPAKAVIHTVGPIWRGGEHNEAQLLHDAYLNSLNLALANGYQSIAFPAISTGVYGYPRAAAAEIAVNTISEFITRRASPEQIYFVCYDEETTRLYQRLLTQQGDQ from the coding sequence ATGAACTCGCGCATTCATGTTATTCACGGGGATATTACCACCGTTGCCGTTGATGCCATCGTCAACGCCGCAAATCCGTCACTGATGGGCGGCGGTGGCGTTGACGGAGCAATTCATCGCGCGGCAGGCCCGGAGCTGCTGGAGGCCTGTATGACGGTGCGCCGACAGCAGGGCGAGTGTCCGCCCGGCCATGCGGTCATTACCGCGGCAGGGCGTCTTCCGGCGAAAGCGGTGATCCATACCGTAGGCCCGATCTGGCGGGGTGGCGAGCATAACGAAGCGCAACTGCTGCATGACGCGTATCTGAACAGCCTGAACCTGGCGCTGGCGAATGGCTATCAGTCGATCGCCTTTCCGGCAATCAGCACGGGCGTATACGGCTACCCGCGTGCGGCTGCCGCGGAAATCGCGGTAAATACGATTTCGGAATTCATTACCCGTCGCGCTTCACCGGAGCAGATATACTTTGTCTGTTATGACGAAGAAACTACCCGACTATACCAGCGCTTACTTACCCAACAAGGCGACCAATGA
- a CDS encoding type 1 fimbrial protein → MQPLSAVKRTVLSLGLITLFAAAAMADADRQGGVIHFSGEIVEPPCDISRSEQRLALSCSREGQTETRYYSFHELTTAPQHFKGIASVEMQYIDKQNKLAVMNIVYH, encoded by the coding sequence ATGCAGCCACTTTCTGCTGTAAAGAGAACGGTTTTATCTCTCGGCCTTATTACGCTTTTCGCCGCCGCCGCGATGGCGGACGCAGATCGGCAGGGCGGCGTTATCCATTTCAGCGGCGAGATTGTTGAGCCGCCCTGCGATATCAGCCGCAGTGAGCAACGTCTGGCGCTCTCCTGTAGCCGCGAGGGACAAACCGAAACCCGCTATTATTCTTTCCATGAGCTGACCACTGCGCCGCAGCATTTTAAGGGGATTGCGTCAGTGGAAATGCAATATATTGATAAGCAAAATAAACTGGCGGTGATGAACATCGTCTACCACTAA
- the csgC gene encoding curli assembly chaperone CsgC, translated as MNSFILVAALSSQIAFSTTQQGDVYTIIPQVTLAQPCVCQVQILALREGVAGQSRSQQKKTLSLPANQPIDLTKLSLTISPQDNVKIIVTVSDGQAMHLSQQWPPPATSS; from the coding sequence ATGAATTCGTTCATACTTGTTGCCGCGCTTTCCAGCCAGATCGCTTTCAGCACCACGCAACAAGGCGATGTTTATACCATCATACCGCAGGTTACGCTGGCGCAACCCTGCGTCTGCCAGGTACAAATTTTAGCCCTCCGTGAAGGCGTGGCGGGGCAAAGTCGGTCACAGCAAAAGAAGACGCTTTCTTTACCCGCTAATCAACCCATTGATTTGACAAAACTCAGCTTAACTATTTCTCCACAGGATAACGTAAAAATTATTGTTACGGTGTCCGACGGACAGGCAATGCATTTATCACAACAATGGCCGCCTCCTGCGACATCTTCGTGA
- the csgA gene encoding curli major subunit CsgA produces MKLLQVAAFAAIVVSGSALAGSVPQWGGGGNHGGGGSSTGPESTLSIYQSGVNNAALALQSDARKSETTIRQDGFGNGADVGQGADNSTIELTQSGFRNNATIDQWNGKNSDISVSQYGGNNAALVNQTASDSSVLVSQVGFGNNATANQY; encoded by the coding sequence ATGAAACTTTTACAAGTGGCAGCATTTGCAGCAATCGTGGTTTCTGGCAGTGCACTGGCAGGTTCTGTTCCGCAATGGGGCGGCGGCGGAAATCACGGCGGTGGCGGTAGCAGCACGGGTCCGGAATCCACCCTGAGCATTTATCAGTCAGGGGTTAATAACGCCGCGCTTGCGCTGCAAAGCGACGCTCGTAAATCAGAAACCACCATTCGTCAGGATGGTTTTGGTAACGGCGCGGATGTGGGTCAGGGGGCTGATAACAGCACCATCGAACTGACGCAAAGCGGCTTCAGAAACAACGCGACCATCGATCAGTGGAACGGTAAAAACTCGGATATCAGCGTCAGCCAGTACGGTGGCAATAACGCCGCGCTGGTTAACCAGACCGCCTCTGACTCCAGCGTTCTGGTCTCACAGGTGGGCTTTGGCAACAACGCCACGGCGAATCAGTACTGA
- the csgB gene encoding curli minor subunit CsgB: MKNKLLFMMFTLLGVPGMTAAAGPDLAGAEYNFAVNELSKSSFNQAAIIGQVGTNNSAKIRQDGSKLLSVVSQEGGSNRANVDQSGTYNFAYIDQTGNANDASISQSNYGNTAMIIQKGSGNKANITQYGTQKTAVVVQRQSQMAIRVTQR; the protein is encoded by the coding sequence ATGAAAAACAAATTGTTATTTATGATGTTTACATTGCTGGGTGTGCCTGGAATGACTGCCGCAGCAGGCCCCGATTTAGCCGGAGCTGAATATAACTTTGCGGTAAATGAATTAAGCAAGTCCTCATTTAATCAGGCAGCCATTATTGGTCAGGTCGGCACAAATAATAGTGCGAAAATACGCCAGGACGGTTCAAAACTTTTGTCGGTGGTTTCGCAGGAAGGAGGAAGCAACCGGGCGAATGTAGACCAGTCAGGCACTTATAACTTTGCGTATATTGATCAGACGGGTAATGCCAATGATGCCAGTATATCGCAAAGTAATTACGGTAATACTGCGATGATTATCCAGAAAGGTTCTGGAAATAAAGCAAATATTACCCAGTATGGTACGCAGAAAACAGCAGTTGTAGTGCAGAGACAGTCGCAAATGGCAATTCGCGTTACGCAACGCTAA
- the csgD gene encoding biofilm master transcriptional regulator CsgD: MYNEVHSIHGHTLLLITKPSLQATALLQHLKQSLAVSGKLHNIQRSLDDIPAGSIVLVDMMEADKKLIHYWQENLARKNNNIRTLLLNTPEDYPYRDIESWPHINGVFYVTEDEERVVYGLQGILRGECYFSQKLASYLITHSGNYRYNGTESALLTHREKEILNKLRIGASNIEIARSLFISENTVKTHLYNLFKKIAVKNRTQAVSWANDNLRR, translated from the coding sequence ATGTATAATGAAGTCCATAGTATTCATGGTCATACATTATTGTTAATCACCAAACCCTCTCTGCAGGCAACAGCATTATTGCAGCACTTAAAGCAATCGCTGGCTGTTTCCGGAAAATTGCATAACATTCAACGTTCTCTGGATGATATTCCCGCCGGTAGTATCGTGCTGGTGGATATGATGGAGGCCGATAAAAAACTTATTCACTACTGGCAGGAAAATTTAGCCAGGAAAAACAACAATATCAGGACATTATTATTAAATACGCCGGAAGATTACCCCTACCGGGATATTGAAAGCTGGCCGCACATCAACGGCGTTTTTTACGTCACCGAGGATGAAGAACGCGTCGTTTACGGCCTGCAGGGCATTTTGCGCGGAGAATGCTATTTCTCGCAGAAGCTGGCAAGCTATCTGATCACCCACTCGGGCAATTACCGTTACAACGGGACAGAGTCCGCTCTCCTGACTCACCGGGAAAAAGAGATCCTCAATAAACTGCGCATTGGCGCTTCAAATATCGAAATCGCGCGCTCACTGTTTATCAGTGAAAATACGGTAAAAACCCATCTTTATAATCTTTTCAAGAAGATAGCGGTTAAAAACCGTACGCAGGCGGTATCGTGGGCAAACGATAACCTCAGGCGCTAA
- the csgE gene encoding curli production assembly/transport protein CsgE, whose amino-acid sequence MKRYLSWLLAAHCLLAGGQLHAVEVEVPGLLTDHTVSSVGHDFYRAFSEKWESEYTGNLTINERPSARWGSWITITINQDVIFQTFLFPTKRDFERTVVFALAQTEEALNRRQIDQALLSTGDLTHDEF is encoded by the coding sequence ATGAAACGCTATTTAAGTTGGCTTTTGGCGGCGCATTGCCTGCTCGCTGGCGGGCAACTGCACGCTGTAGAAGTTGAGGTACCCGGCCTGCTCACTGACCATACCGTCTCGTCTGTCGGCCACGATTTTTATCGTGCGTTTAGTGAAAAGTGGGAAAGTGAATACACCGGTAATTTAACCATTAATGAACGACCCAGCGCGCGTTGGGGAAGCTGGATCACCATAACGATAAATCAGGACGTTATTTTCCAGACTTTTTTATTTCCAACGAAAAGAGACTTTGAAAGAACGGTTGTCTTTGCACTGGCACAAACTGAGGAAGCCTTAAACCGCCGGCAAATAGATCAAGCGCTATTGAGCACTGGCGATTTAACGCATGACGAATTCTAA
- the csgF gene encoding curli production assembly/transport protein CsgF, whose amino-acid sequence MCVKHAVVALMLISPLSWAGNMTFQFRNPNFGGNPNNGSFLLNSAQAQNSYKDPSYDDDYGVEMPSALDNFTQAIQSQILGGLLTNINTGKPGRMVTNDFIVDIANRDGQLQLNVTDRKTGKTSTIEVSGLQSQSTDF is encoded by the coding sequence ATGTGTGTCAAACATGCAGTAGTGGCGCTCATGCTTATTTCGCCGTTGAGCTGGGCCGGTAATATGACCTTTCAGTTCCGTAACCCTAATTTTGGTGGGAATCCGAATAACGGCTCTTTTTTACTGAACAGCGCGCAGGCGCAGAATTCTTATAAAGATCCCAGTTATGATGACGATTACGGCGTGGAAATGCCCTCCGCGCTGGATAACTTTACCCAGGCTATTCAGTCGCAGATTTTGGGCGGGCTGTTGACCAATATAAATACCGGCAAACCAGGCCGGATGGTGACCAATGATTTTATCGTGGATATCGCCAACCGTGACGGGCAGTTGCAGCTCAACGTCACGGACAGGAAAACGGGAAAAACCTCGACGATTGAAGTGTCGGGCTTACAGTCTCAATCCACCGATTTTTAG
- the csgG gene encoding curli production assembly/transport protein CsgG gives MQRLLILIAVTLLSGCLTTPPKEAAKPTLMPRAQSYKDLTHLPVPTGKIFVSVYNIQDETGQFKPYPASNFSTAVPQSATAMLVTALKDSRWFIPLERQGLQNLLNERKIIRAAQENGTVAINNRIPLPSLTAANIMVEGSIIGYESNVKSGGAGARYFGIGADTQYQLDQIAVNLRVVNVSTGEILSSVNTSKTILSYEVQAGVFRFIDYQRLLEGEIGYTSNEPVMLCLMSAIETGVIFLINDGIDRGLWDLQNKADRQNDILVKYRQMSVPPES, from the coding sequence ATGCAGCGCTTACTTATTTTAATCGCCGTGACACTGCTCAGCGGATGCTTAACCACTCCGCCAAAAGAAGCGGCTAAGCCGACGTTAATGCCGCGTGCGCAAAGCTATAAAGATTTAACCCATTTACCCGTCCCCACCGGCAAAATATTTGTCTCTGTTTATAACATTCAGGATGAAACCGGACAGTTTAAACCTTACCCGGCCAGTAACTTTTCCACCGCGGTGCCGCAAAGCGCCACCGCCATGCTGGTGACGGCGCTGAAGGATTCGCGCTGGTTTATTCCGCTTGAGCGCCAGGGGCTGCAAAACCTGCTCAACGAACGTAAGATCATTCGCGCCGCGCAGGAAAACGGCACTGTCGCTATCAATAACCGTATTCCGCTACCGTCGCTCACCGCCGCGAATATTATGGTTGAAGGCTCAATTATCGGTTACGAAAGCAATGTCAAATCTGGCGGCGCGGGCGCCCGCTATTTCGGGATTGGCGCCGATACGCAGTATCAGCTGGATCAGATTGCGGTGAACCTGCGGGTGGTTAACGTCAGCACCGGCGAGATCCTTTCCTCGGTCAATACCAGCAAAACCATTTTGTCTTATGAAGTCCAAGCCGGTGTATTCCGCTTTATCGACTATCAGCGACTGCTGGAAGGCGAAATTGGCTACACCTCCAACGAACCGGTGATGCTATGTCTGATGTCGGCGATAGAAACCGGGGTCATTTTCCTGATTAACGATGGTATCGATCGCGGGCTGTGGGATTTGCAGAATAAAGCAGACAGACAGAATGATATTCTGGTGAAATACCGACAGATGTCGGTGCCGCCAGAGTCCTGA
- a CDS encoding DUF1097 domain-containing protein, with the protein MNRLLPIAITTGILSGVWGWVAVSFGLLSWAGFLGCTAYFACPQGGLKGLVISAATLLSGVVWALVIIHGSALTPHLAIVGYVMTGFVAFLMCLQAKQTLLSFVPGTFIGACATFAGQGDWALVLASLAVGLLFGYAMKNSGLWLASRRERQGVRAVASK; encoded by the coding sequence ATGAACAGACTTCTTCCTATTGCAATCACAACGGGCATTCTCTCCGGCGTCTGGGGATGGGTGGCCGTTTCTTTTGGCTTGTTGAGCTGGGCTGGCTTTTTGGGCTGTACGGCCTATTTCGCCTGTCCGCAAGGCGGCCTGAAAGGGCTGGTCATTTCAGCCGCCACGCTGTTGAGCGGAGTGGTCTGGGCGCTGGTCATTATTCATGGCAGCGCGCTTACGCCGCATCTCGCTATTGTCGGATATGTTATGACAGGCTTTGTCGCCTTTCTGATGTGCCTTCAGGCAAAGCAGACGTTGCTGTCATTCGTGCCGGGGACTTTTATTGGCGCATGTGCGACCTTTGCCGGGCAGGGTGACTGGGCGCTGGTGCTGGCGTCGCTGGCGGTTGGTTTACTCTTTGGCTACGCGATGAAAAACAGCGGGCTGTGGCTGGCGTCGCGCCGTGAAAGGCAGGGTGTGCGAGCGGTTGCCAGTAAATAA
- a CDS encoding TorD/DmsD family molecular chaperone, with protein sequence MNEFSILCRVLGSLYYRQPQDPLLVPLFTLIREGKLSANWPLEQDELLTRLQKSCDMAQLAADYNALFVGTGCAVPPYRSAWVEGATEAEVRAFLSARGMPLADTPADHIGTLLLAASWLEDQSAEDESEALETLFAEYILPWCGTFLGKVEAHATTPFWRTMAPLTRDAIGAMWDELEENSAE encoded by the coding sequence ATGAACGAGTTTTCTATTCTGTGCCGCGTGCTGGGATCGCTGTATTACCGTCAACCGCAGGATCCGCTGCTGGTTCCGCTTTTTACCCTGATCCGCGAAGGGAAGCTGTCGGCAAACTGGCCGCTTGAACAGGATGAGCTGTTAACCCGCTTGCAGAAGAGTTGCGATATGGCGCAGCTGGCGGCGGATTACAATGCGCTGTTTGTTGGCACCGGTTGCGCAGTACCGCCGTATCGTAGCGCCTGGGTCGAAGGCGCGACGGAAGCAGAGGTTCGCGCATTTCTCTCCGCGCGCGGGATGCCGCTTGCCGATACCCCAGCCGACCATATCGGCACACTGCTGCTGGCGGCCTCGTGGCTGGAAGATCAGTCAGCGGAAGATGAAAGCGAAGCGCTGGAAACCCTGTTTGCTGAGTATATCCTGCCGTGGTGCGGCACCTTTCTCGGGAAAGTCGAAGCCCATGCCACCACGCCATTCTGGCGTACAATGGCGCCGCTGACCCGCGATGCGATTGGCGCAATGTGGGATGAACTGGAAGAAAATTCAGCGGAATAA
- a CDS encoding phosphatase, producing the protein MYPVDLHMHTVASTHAYSTLSDYITQAKRQGLKLFAITDHGPDMADAPHHWHFINMRIWPRVVDGVGILRGIEANIKNLDGEIDCTGPMLDSLDLIIAGFHEPVFAPQDKAANTRAMIATMASGVVHIISHPGNPKYPVDITAIAEAAARYQVALEINNSSFLHSRKGSEANCRAVAAAVRDAGGWVALGSDSHTAFTMGDFSECRKILDDVDFPEDRILNVTPARLLNFLESRGMAPIPEFADL; encoded by the coding sequence ATGTATCCCGTTGACCTGCATATGCATACCGTCGCCAGCACGCATGCCTACAGCACCCTTAGCGATTATATCACCCAGGCGAAGCGCCAGGGGCTTAAGCTGTTTGCCATCACCGATCATGGCCCGGACATGGCTGATGCGCCGCACCACTGGCATTTCATTAATATGCGCATCTGGCCGCGCGTGGTTGACGGGGTCGGGATCCTCAGAGGTATTGAGGCGAACATTAAAAACCTCGACGGCGAAATTGACTGCACGGGTCCCATGCTCGACTCGCTGGATTTGATTATCGCAGGCTTTCATGAGCCGGTGTTCGCGCCGCAGGATAAAGCTGCCAATACCCGGGCGATGATCGCGACGATGGCCAGCGGCGTGGTGCATATCATCAGCCATCCCGGCAATCCCAAATATCCGGTTGATATCACAGCGATTGCCGAGGCGGCCGCCAGATATCAGGTGGCGCTGGAGATAAATAACTCCTCTTTCCTCCATTCCCGTAAGGGAAGCGAAGCCAACTGTCGCGCGGTGGCTGCGGCGGTGCGTGACGCAGGCGGCTGGGTCGCGCTGGGTTCCGATTCGCATACGGCGTTTACCATGGGCGATTTCAGCGAGTGTCGTAAAATCCTTGATGACGTGGATTTTCCGGAAGATCGCATCCTGAACGTTACGCCAGCGCGGCTACTGAACTTCCTTGAATCACGCGGGATGGCGCCCATTCCTGAATTTGCTGACCTTTAA
- the ghrA gene encoding glyoxylate/hydroxypyruvate reductase GhrA codes for MEIIFYHPTFDVSWWIAALEKAIPEARVRQWKEGDNNPADYALVWHPPVEMLEGRKLKAVFALGAGVDSILSKLKAHPTMLDASVPLFRLEDTGMGLQMQEYAVSQVLHWFRRFDDYQALKNQGQWQPLPEYTREEFTVGIMGAGVLGAKVAESLQRWGFPLRCWSRSRKSWPGVESYAGMEELDAFLSKTRVLINLLPNTAETVGIINGERLNQLQDGAYLLNLARGVHVVEEDLIGALNSEKLKGAMLDVFSREPLPADSPLWKHPRVAMTPHVAAVTRPAQAVEYISRTIRQLEKGEAVSGQVDRDRGY; via the coding sequence ATGGAGATCATTTTTTATCACCCTACCTTCGACGTCAGCTGGTGGATCGCTGCGCTGGAAAAGGCGATCCCGGAAGCCCGCGTTCGGCAGTGGAAAGAGGGGGATAACAATCCGGCAGATTATGCGCTTGTCTGGCACCCGCCCGTGGAAATGCTCGAAGGGCGCAAGCTCAAAGCCGTATTTGCGCTTGGCGCGGGCGTGGATTCGATCCTCAGCAAACTGAAAGCGCATCCCACCATGCTCGACGCGTCAGTTCCCCTGTTCCGTCTGGAAGATACCGGTATGGGGCTGCAAATGCAGGAATACGCCGTCAGTCAGGTGCTGCACTGGTTCCGCCGCTTTGATGATTACCAGGCGCTGAAAAACCAGGGCCAGTGGCAGCCGCTGCCGGAATATACCCGCGAGGAATTTACCGTTGGGATTATGGGCGCTGGCGTACTGGGCGCTAAAGTGGCCGAAAGCCTGCAAAGATGGGGCTTCCCGCTGCGCTGCTGGAGCCGTAGCCGCAAATCCTGGCCGGGCGTTGAAAGCTACGCCGGTATGGAGGAACTCGACGCGTTTCTCAGTAAGACGCGGGTGCTGATCAATCTGCTGCCGAATACTGCGGAAACGGTCGGTATTATCAATGGCGAAAGGCTTAATCAGCTCCAGGATGGCGCCTATCTGCTTAACCTGGCGCGCGGCGTTCACGTGGTGGAAGAGGATCTGATCGGGGCGCTGAACAGCGAAAAACTGAAGGGCGCAATGCTCGATGTGTTCAGCCGTGAACCGTTGCCAGCCGATAGTCCGCTGTGGAAGCATCCGCGCGTGGCGATGACGCCGCACGTCGCGGCGGTGACGCGTCCGGCGCAGGCGGTGGAGTATATCTCCCGCACCATCCGCCAACTGGAGAAGGGCGAAGCGGTCAGCGGACAGGTCGATCGCGATCGCGGCTACTGA
- a CDS encoding DUF957 domain-containing protein — MKSLTTEMALDILIAWLQDNIDCESGIIFDNNGDKTDSAALLPCIEQTWEDIRTLRHLQLLQQKR; from the coding sequence ATCAAATCATTAACCACGGAAATGGCGCTGGATATTCTGATTGCGTGGCTGCAGGACAATATCGACTGCGAATCTGGAATTATCTTCGACAACAATGGGGATAAAACGGATTCGGCAGCACTGCTGCCCTGTATTGAACAGACCTGGGAGGATATCCGTACCCTGCGCCATCTGCAGCTTCTGCAGCAGAAGCGGTGA
- the nleE gene encoding type III secretion system effector cysteine methyltransferase NleE — protein MINPITNTQNLLSINTKHAEYVVKNIYPEIEHNYFNEPPNVYDKKYISGVTRGVAELKQEGFINEKARRLAYMQAMYSVCPEEFKPISRNEASTPEGSWLTVISGKRPMGQFSVDSLYHPDLHALCELPDICCKIFPKENNDFLYIVIVYRNDSPLGEQRANRFIELYNIKRDIMQELNYESPELKAVKSEMIIAREMGEIFGYVLEEIDSYMKNMNNKLAQIEARRSAT, from the coding sequence ATGATTAATCCCATCACAAATACTCAGAACTTACTTTCTATAAATACTAAGCATGCTGAATATGTGGTGAAAAATATTTACCCGGAAATTGAACATAACTACTTTAATGAACCACCCAATGTATATGATAAGAAGTATATATCTGGCGTAACTAGAGGAGTAGCTGAACTAAAACAGGAAGGATTTATTAACGAGAAAGCCAGGCGACTTGCTTATATGCAAGCAATGTATTCTGTATGTCCGGAAGAGTTTAAACCTATTTCCAGAAACGAAGCTAGTACACCGGAAGGCAGCTGGCTAACAGTTATATCCGGAAAACGCCCAATGGGACAGTTTTCTGTAGATAGCTTATATCATCCTGACTTACATGCATTGTGTGAGCTTCCGGATATTTGTTGCAAGATCTTCCCTAAAGAAAACAATGATTTTTTGTATATAGTGATTGTGTACAGAAATGACAGCCCTCTGGGAGAACAACGAGCAAATCGATTTATAGAATTATATAATATAAAAAGAGACATCATGCAGGAATTAAATTATGAATCTCCAGAGTTAAAGGCTGTGAAATCTGAAATGATTATTGCTCGTGAAATGGGAGAGATCTTTGGCTATGTGTTGGAGGAAATAGATAGTTATATGAAAAATATGAATAATAAACTTGCTCAAATTGAGGCGAGAAGGTCAGCCACTTAG